The Sphingopyxis sp. BE259 nucleotide sequence AAGCCGCGCGAGCGGACGCGTGACCGCAGCGCCGCTCAAATAGCCGACGACCATCACGGTGGCCATGACGACGAGCGACAGCATCACCAGCAGCCAACGCGTGTTGTTCGCCGCGGCGGCAAGGGCCTCGGTGCGGACGACGACATCGACCTTGCCATAGCTTGCCCCGGCATAGCGGATTGGCTGAACAATCCGCATCCCGGCATCCTGGTCGGCACCGACATAGCTGACGAGGGCGCCATTGGCCGCGCCAACGCGCGCTTCACCTTGCGGCGCGGCATATCGCGCCCCGACCCGGCGGCCGTCGGTGGCGGCGCGGATAATATTATCGCCGTCGACGACGGTCATGGCGCGAATTTCGCGGTCCTCGCCGGCGCTGGTGACAAAGGCCTGCAGCGCCCCCCAGTCCTGCTGATCGGCAGGCAGCCCGGCATTGTCGACGGCAACAACCCCGGCGTTGCTCGCGACAAACGCCGCGATTGTCCGGCCCGACGTGGCGGCCATTGCCTCGAACGCCCGATCTTCGCGCGTGCTGATCAACGCACCGCAGATTGCGAGCACCGCAAATGTGACCGTCGCCAGCAAGAGTGGCAGTTTGACGCGCAGCGACAGTCCCCGCCGGGGCGCCGCGGTGTCCTCGCGCGCACTCATTTCGCGCATGATCGCTTTGCGAACCGCGTCGCCATCGGCGAAGCGTTGTTCGGGCTTTTTCGACAATAGTTTGTCGATGACAAAGCGCAGCCCCGGCGGACAGTCGCTGGCCGACCGCTCGATCGGTTCAACCCGCTCTTGCGCGATCTGGATCGCCAGCGTCGCCAGGCCAATGCCCGGGAACGCCGCCTTGCCGGTCACCATTTCGTACAGCACGATGCCCAGCGAAAACAGGTCCGAGCGATGATCGACGGGAAGGCTGAGCGCCTGTTCGGGGCTCATGTAACGCGGCGTTCCGATCATCTGCCCGAACTGGGTCTGTGCCAGATGATCGTTGTCGCCGTCCGGATCGGGATCGTCGATGCGCGCGACGCCGAAATCGACCAGCTTCGCGGTGCGGCCGTCGTTGGTCAGCAGAATGTTCGACGGTTTGACGTCGCGGTGCACGACGCCCATCCCATGCGCGTAGGCGAGTGCGCCGGCGAGTTGCTGGCCGAGCACCAGCACGCGTTCGTACGGCATCCGGCCATTGGCCTGCAGCAACGTGTCGAGCGGCTGCCCTTCGATGAGTTCCATGGCGATATAGGCGATGCCATCTTCCTCACCGACCTCGTAAATCGTGGCGATATTGGGATGACTCAGCGCCCCCGCGGCGCGCGCTTCGCGCAGAAAGCGGATGTTGAGACCGGGGTTGCGCGCATATTCGGGCTTGAGCACCTTGATCGCCACTTTGCGGCCAATGCTCGGGTCGACGGCGCGATAGACGTCGGCCATCGCGCCTTCGCCCAAGCGGCCCTCGATACTGTAGCGTCCCAGCGATTTCATCCGATTGCACCCTGTTGATCACCCGTCATAACGGGCAAAGATTGAAACACCGCTAGCGGCGCGACCGGACGGTCGCCTCGATCCGTTCGGCGCGCGCCAGATCCGCTCTGATGACCGCATTGTCAGGATCGAGAGTCGAGGCACGCCGCAGCAACTGCACCGCGCGCGCCGCCGACCCTTTGTTGAGCGCGGCCAGACCCTGAGTCCGCAGCTGGCGCGCCGCCGCGGGGTTGGCGCGCGCAGCGGGCGGCGCCACGGCCTGTTTCGGCGGCTGCGCCCGCGTCGCGGGCAGCGCCGATTTCGGCGTCGGCGCAGGCGTCGCGGCACGCCGTGCCGGTGCCGGCTTGGCGCCGGGGATCCGTAATGTCTGTCCTGCTGCCAGCACTATTGGCTTTTCGATCCCGTTGTATCGGGCGAGCTGATAGGTCATCAGCCGGTTGCCCAGATACCGTTGCGCGATGCCTGCAAGCGTGTCGCCGGGCTGCACGACATAGTCAAAGGATTGCGGCCCGAGCAGTTCGACCGGATCGCGCGCGATCGAATCGCGGAGCAGAGCCAGCGACGCATTGTTGGGGTCGCGCTTCAGCCCGGCCTTGATCAGCTTGCGCGCTGACGACACGTCGCCCTGGTTCAGATATTCCGCAATCGTATCGATGCTCTGCGCGCTACTCGCTGGCCCTGACACGGCGCCCGGTTTGGGACCGCTTGCACATCCCGCGACAGCGAACATCGCCGTCAATATGATGCCATACCGGACATGTCGGCGCAGGCTGTTGTGAACGGCGGTCGTCATAATGTCATTCTCTCGATCTGGGGGACTGGATTGGCCGACCGGAGCAACGCCGCAAGGCCCGCCCGGTCGTTGATGAACGTCGCGAAATCCGCGGCCGACAGCGGACGCGAAAAATAATAGCCCTGGAAATGGCGGCAGCCGTGCCGGACCAACCAACCATATTCCTCGGCGGTTTCGACCCCCTCGGCGAGAACCCGGATGTCGAGCCCGCGGCCGAGCGCGAGGATACTCTGACAGATGGCCTGGCTTTGCGGACGCCGATGGACCTCGGTCACGAACTCGCGGTCGATCTTGATCTTGTCGAAGGTGAGTTGGCGCAGTGTGCTGAAGCTGGAATAGCCGGTACCGAAGTCATCGATCGCGATCATCACCCCCAGCGCCCGTATCTTGGCAAACAGACGCGCGAGTCCGGCATCGTCGGTGCTCGCCACCCCCTCCGTCAGCTCGATCTCAAGGCACTCCGGATCGAGCGAATGATTGTGCAGTGTCCGGCTCAGAAACGCGGCGAAATTCGGATTGTGAAGCTGGTTGGCCGAAATATTGACAGCGATCCGGAGCGGCCCGAATTGCCCGCCCTCCCATTCGCTTGCCTGCCGCGCCGCGGCGTTGAGAACCCACAGCCCGACCTCTTCCGCCAGACCCGAGGCCTCGACGATCGGAATGAACAGCGACGGCGGCACGTTCCCACGCTCGGGATGATTCCAGCGGATCAACGCTTCGGCGCCGGTGACACATTGCCAGCTCGCGTCGATCAGCGGCTGAAAGAACAACTGAAATTCGTTGCGCCCGATCGCGCCGCGCAAATCCTGTTCCATTGCATAGCGGTGCTGGATCTGCGCGATCGCCTGGACACTATGTTCGTGCGTTTCAGGCACATCCTGGAGCGCGAAGGACGCCAGCGTTCGCGTCAGCAGCTGCTGCGGCGTTATGCCGTCCACCAGGGCCGCACAGCGCGTTGCAATGCTGGGCAATATCTCTCGCTGCCCGATGATCACCCGGCCGCCAAGGGCATAGGCGATGGCATCAATCTCTGATCGCGCCAGCGACGGATCGATGGTCTTGCCGTACCAGATTGCGAAATGCCCCTGATCGACATGCGCTATCAAGCGTTCGGGCGGTACCATTCGAACAATGCGCCCGACGATTTCCAAAAGCACCCGTTCGGCGAGCGCAGGATCAAATCCGGCCAGCCGCTCGAAGTCGTCGAGGGCAAAGGTGCCGAGCACGCCCGAGCCATCGCGTTGCATTTGGTCGAGCAGCGGCTCGCGCGTCGGCAAACCGCTGACGCCATGGCGTTCGATCAACCGGCGCTCAATGGTCGCGAGTGCGATTTCCAGACCTTTGGCATTTTCCGCCAGCCTGTCGGCGATCACGATTTTCTGGCTTTCGCCGGAAATCATTTCCAGCCGCTGCGACAGGCGCCAGAGTTTCCAGTCATGCCGCCAGGCCGAACCGGCCCAGCCGCACCCGACGGCGCCAGCGATCAGCGCGAAAGTCGCGAGATCGTCCGCACCGACATGCACGAGGCACGCGCCCGCGACAAATACCGACGCCAACGCCAAGCGGCGCAAAAGGATCGCGCCCGAAGTTGCCCCTGTTTGGACCATAACCGCCATTTGGGCTGGCAGATGATACCAAGTCCTTAAATTCCTGTCCAGAAATGGAGCAGAGTGGCTCAACTCGTCGCATTTCAAGCGTTCGATCCAGACCGGGCCGCGGCGCCGGAAAATGGATCGTTCCGGTCCCCCGAAATCCGCGCTGAGGCGGTGCGGTGAGGACGTCGGAGTGGCGAAACCAGTAAACCCACCGGCAGCGGCCACGCCGAGGTTTGACGGATCGCAAGCCCCCGGCCTAGCGCTGTCGGCGTTTCGCTGTCATGTGCGATGCTGGCGCGGTCGGCCGAGCCATTCCTTGTCCCGAGGCGAAATGCGAACCAGGCTCAGCATCTGCAAAAGGAAGCGGTCGTACCCAACGGCGGCGGACGCGATTGCCGTCGCCCGGGACGCGGCAGCGGAGCTGCGATCTTATCGCTGCGACCGCTGCCGCCTGTTTCATTTGACCAGCCGAACAAAAGGCAAGCCTGTGCTTTGGCGCGGTGAACGCCCTACCCGAGCGTCTTGAACGCCAGTTCGGGGAAATCTTCGGCGGCCGACTGGTCCAGCGCGTCGTCATAAAGATTGGCACCGCCGAAATAGATCAGCACTCGCGCGCCCTTGTCGTCGCGATTGGCGCCCATCATCCATGAAATGACCTTGTCCTCTTGCGCCATCAGGGTCTGGCCGTGGATGTTGGCGGTCGCGGCGGTCCATTCGCGTTCGGCTTCCTCGCGCGGTTCAAAAGCGCATGTAGTTCTGCGTTTCTTCGCGGCCCGGATAGCGTTTGGTCCACGACCATTGCTGCAACAGCTCGGGCGAGGAGGATCTGGTGGCGATGTTCGAGCGCGGTAAATTCGACCTCGTCGCGCTGGGCCGGGTGCTGCTTGCCGATCCCAACTGGCTGGACAAGGTCGAGCAGCGCCGGATCGACAGCCTGACGCCGTATGACCGCACGACGGCGCTCCAACAATATGAACATCACTGACACTTCGGCAGTGCACCAATATGCGATGGTCTTCGTCAACCGGTTGAGGCACAACTGCAGCGATGGCGCGATGCGGGGGATCAGTTTGGCCTGTGAGGCGCTTGCCGTCCACCGGTAGCGCTGATCACTGCCCGGTGCCCATGGCGCTACCGCATGGCTGAGGCCGACGATGCCTCGATCATAAAGGCGGCAGTGGCGGGGAATCGCGACGCCTTCGCTGCATTGCTCCGGCGCCACTACGACCGCATCCACGGTCTCGCCTGGCATTTGACGGGGTCACGCGCCGACGCCGACGACATTGCGCAGGACGTCTGCTGCATCCTTGCCGAAAGGCTAAGCAATTTCCGCGGCGACGCCAAATTCACGACCTGGCTGTGCGCTATCGTCTATAACGCCTGCCGCGATTTCCGGCGGCGGCGCTCGGCCTTTGCGCGCTTTACCGGCAAGCTGGGCGTGATGGCCGGTCTTGCCAAAGGACCGGACGGCCGCGATCTTTATGACGCGATCTGGATCGAGAGTGCCATCGCCCGGTTGAAACCCGAACTTCGCGACACCGCGATCCTGGTTGCCGCGCAGCAACTGACGCATGGCGAGGCGGCGCAGATTTTGGGGATCGCCGAAACGACGGTGTCGTGGCGGATGCACGAGATCCGGCGCCAACTCGCGCCCAAAGGCGGTCTGGACGCCTGACCCCACATCTTGCCGCAATTTTTTTCGCACGGCTGCCAAGGATTTCCGGCGCCGACACATCTCAGGCACATGCGGGCAATTTTGCACCGCTGTTGCCAGGGAGGCACTCCATGTCCCGCTTTCATCTGATGCTCACCGCAGGCCTGTCTATCTCGCTCGTCACCGCCTGCTCGCCGTCGAACGATATTGCCTCGCCCGCATCGGCCCCGTCGCCCGATATTGTCACCACCGCCGAAGCCCCCGCGGTCGAGCAGGATTCGGGGGCTATCGTCGTGACCGGACGCCGCGCGAGCGACGCGGTGTACGACACGCCGGTCGCCATATCGGTCGTTTCGTCTGAAAATCTCTCCGCCGCACCGCCCCCGGCCGCGCGGCACGTGATGGTGACGGGCAACTCGCTGTATGCGCCGCCGCGCGGCGATGTGACGACACCCT carries:
- a CDS encoding protein kinase domain-containing protein; the protein is MKSLGRYSIEGRLGEGAMADVYRAVDPSIGRKVAIKVLKPEYARNPGLNIRFLREARAAGALSHPNIATIYEVGEEDGIAYIAMELIEGQPLDTLLQANGRMPYERVLVLGQQLAGALAYAHGMGVVHRDVKPSNILLTNDGRTAKLVDFGVARIDDPDPDGDNDHLAQTQFGQMIGTPRYMSPEQALSLPVDHRSDLFSLGIVLYEMVTGKAAFPGIGLATLAIQIAQERVEPIERSASDCPPGLRFVIDKLLSKKPEQRFADGDAVRKAIMREMSAREDTAAPRRGLSLRVKLPLLLATVTFAVLAICGALISTREDRAFEAMAATSGRTIAAFVASNAGVVAVDNAGLPADQQDWGALQAFVTSAGEDREIRAMTVVDGDNIIRAATDGRRVGARYAAPQGEARVGAANGALVSYVGADQDAGMRIVQPIRYAGASYGKVDVVVRTEALAAAANNTRWLLVMLSLVVMATVMVVGYLSGAAVTRPLARLRKALDEAAKSRFALRISHRRGDEFGAAFDAFNRAAGVAEENFAGGAPSDDASLLATRIAEPPAASAPVRQVA
- a CDS encoding LysM peptidoglycan-binding domain-containing protein produces the protein MTTAVHNSLRRHVRYGIILTAMFAVAGCASGPKPGAVSGPASSAQSIDTIAEYLNQGDVSSARKLIKAGLKRDPNNASLALLRDSIARDPVELLGPQSFDYVVQPGDTLAGIAQRYLGNRLMTYQLARYNGIEKPIVLAAGQTLRIPGAKPAPARRAATPAPTPKSALPATRAQPPKQAVAPPAARANPAAARQLRTQGLAALNKGSAARAVQLLRRASTLDPDNAVIRADLARAERIEATVRSRR
- a CDS encoding RNA polymerase sigma factor, whose translation is MAEADDASIIKAAVAGNRDAFAALLRRHYDRIHGLAWHLTGSRADADDIAQDVCCILAERLSNFRGDAKFTTWLCAIVYNACRDFRRRRSAFARFTGKLGVMAGLAKGPDGRDLYDAIWIESAIARLKPELRDTAILVAAQQLTHGEAAQILGIAETTVSWRMHEIRRQLAPKGGLDA
- a CDS encoding EAL domain-containing protein, giving the protein MASVFVAGACLVHVGADDLATFALIAGAVGCGWAGSAWRHDWKLWRLSQRLEMISGESQKIVIADRLAENAKGLEIALATIERRLIERHGVSGLPTREPLLDQMQRDGSGVLGTFALDDFERLAGFDPALAERVLLEIVGRIVRMVPPERLIAHVDQGHFAIWYGKTIDPSLARSEIDAIAYALGGRVIIGQREILPSIATRCAALVDGITPQQLLTRTLASFALQDVPETHEHSVQAIAQIQHRYAMEQDLRGAIGRNEFQLFFQPLIDASWQCVTGAEALIRWNHPERGNVPPSLFIPIVEASGLAEEVGLWVLNAAARQASEWEGGQFGPLRIAVNISANQLHNPNFAAFLSRTLHNHSLDPECLEIELTEGVASTDDAGLARLFAKIRALGVMIAIDDFGTGYSSFSTLRQLTFDKIKIDREFVTEVHRRPQSQAICQSILALGRGLDIRVLAEGVETAEEYGWLVRHGCRHFQGYYFSRPLSAADFATFINDRAGLAALLRSANPVPQIERMTL